The following coding sequences lie in one Gorilla gorilla gorilla isolate KB3781 chromosome 5, NHGRI_mGorGor1-v2.1_pri, whole genome shotgun sequence genomic window:
- the PHF3 gene encoding PHD finger protein 3 isoform X4: MDEGVVKESGNDTIDEEELILPNRNLRDKVEENSVRSPRKSPRLMAQEQVRSLRQSTIAKRSNAAPLSNTKKASGKTVSTAKAGVKQPERSQVKEEVCMSLKPEYHKENRRCSRNSGQIEVVPEVSVSSSHSSVSSCLEMKDEDGLDSKHKCNNPGEIDVPSHELNCSLLSETCVTIGEKKNEALMECKAKPVGSPLFKFSDKEEHEQNDSISGKTGETVVEEMIATRKVEQESKETVKLSHEDDHILQDPGSSDISSDAACTNPNKTENSLVGLPGCVDEVTECNLELKDTMDIADKTENTLERNKIEPLGYCEDAESNRQLESTEFNKSNLEVVDTSTFEPESNILENAICDVPDQNSKQLNAIESTKIESHETANLQDDRNSQSSSVSYLESKSVKSKHTKPVIHSKQNMTTDTPKKIVAAKYEVIHSKTKVNVKSVKRNTDEPESQQNFHRPVKVRKKQIDKEPKIQSCNSGVKSVKNQAHSVLKKTLQDQTLVQIFKPLTHSLSDKSHAHPGCLKEPHHPAQTGHVSHSSQKQCHKPQQQAPAMKSNSHMKEELEHPGVEHFKEEDKLKLKKPEKNLQPRQRRSSKSFSLDEPPLFIPDNIATIKREGSDHSSSFESKYMWTPSKQCGFCKKPHGNRFMVGCGRCDDWFHGDCVGLSLSQAQQMGEEDKEYVCVKCCAEEDKKTEILDPDTLENQATVEFHSGDKTMECEKLGLSKHTTNDRTKYIDDTVKHKVKILKRESGEGRNSSDCRDNEIKKWQLAPLRKMGQPVLPRRSSEEKSEKIPKESTTVTCTGEKASKPGTHEKHEMKKKKVEKGVLNVHPAASASKPSADQIRQSVRHSLKDILMKRLTDSNLKVPEEKAAKVATKIEKELFSFFRDTDAKYKNKYRSLMFNLKDPKNNILFKKVLKGEVTPDHLIRMSPEELASKELAAWRRRENRHTIEMIEKEQREVERRPITKITHKGEIEIESDAPMKEQEAAMEIQEPAANKSLEKPEGSEKQKEEVDSMSKDTTSQHRQHLFDLNCKICIGRMAPPVDDLSPKKVKVVVGVARKHSDNEAESIADALSSTSNILASEFFEEEKQESPKSTFSPAPRPEMPGTVEVESTFLARLNFIWKGFINMPSVAKFVTKAYPVSGSPEYLTEDLPDSIQVGGRISPQTVWDYVEKIKASGTKEICVVRFTPVTEEDQISYTLLFAYFSSRKRYGVAANNMKQVKDMYLIPLGATDKIPHPLVPFDGPGLELHRPNLLLGLIIRQKLKRQHSACASTSHTAETPESAPPIALPPDKKSKIEVSTEEAPEEENDFFNSFTTVLHKQRNKPQQNLQEDLPTAVEPLMEVTKQEPPKPLRFLPGVLIGWENQPTTLELANKPLPVDDILQSLLGTTGQVYDQAQSVMEQNTVKEIPFLNEQTNSKIEKTDNVEVTDGENKEIKVKVDNLSESTDKSAEIEETSVVGSSSISAGPLTSLSLRGKPPDVSTEAFLTNLSIQSKQEETVESREKTLKRQLQEDQENNLQDNQTSNSSPCRSNVGKGNIDGNVSCSENLAANTARSPQFINLKRDPRQAAGRSQPVTTSESKDGDSCRNGEKHILPGLSHNKEHLTEQINVEEKLCSVEKNSCVQQSDNLKVAQNSPSVENIQTSQAEQAKPLQEDILMQNIETVHPFRRGSAVATSHFEVGNTCPSEFPSKSITFTSRSTSPRTSTNFSPMRPQQPNLQHLKSSPPGFPFPGPPNFPPQSMFGFPPHLPPPLLPPPGFGFAQNPMVPWPPVVHLPGQPQRMMGPLSQASRYIGPQNFYQVKDIRRPERRHSDPWGRQDQQQLDRPFNRGKGDRQRFYSDSHHLKRERHEKEWEQESERHRRRDRSQDKDRDRKSREEGHKDKERARLSHGDRGTDGKASRDSRNVDKKPDKPKSEDYEKDKEREKSKHREGEKDRDRYHKDRDHTDRTKSKR, encoded by the exons ATGGATGAAGGAGTTGTTAAAGAAAGTGGCAATGATACCATTGATGAAGAAGAACTGATTTTACCTAACAGGAACTTAAGGGACAAGGTAGAAGAAAATTCAGTGAGATCTCCAAGAAAATCACCTCGTTTAATGGCACAAG AACAAGTAAGAAGTTTGCGACAGAGCACTATTGCCAAGCGTTCAAATGCAGCACCATTAAGTAACACAAAAAAAGCATCTGGGAAGACTGTATCTACGGCTAAAGCAGGAGTGAAACAACCAGAAAGGAGTCAGGTTAAAGAAGAAGTATGTATGTCACTGAAACCTGAGTACCATAAGGAGAATAGAAGGTGCAGCCGAAATAGCGGACAAATTGAAGTGGTACCTGAAGTATCAGTGTCTTCAAGTCATTCTTCAGTGTCATCTTGTCTTGAAATGAAGGATGAAGATGGATTAGATTCTAAGCATAAGTGTAATAATCCGGGAGAAATAGATGTGCCATCTCATGAATTAAATTGTTCACTTCTTTCAGAGACTTGTGTTACtattggagaaaagaaaaatgaagctttGATGGAATGTAAAGCCAAGCCTGTTGGTAGTCCATTGTTTAAGTTTTCAGATAAAGAAGAACATGAACAAAATGATTCCATTTCAGGTAAAACGGGTGAGACTGTTGTTGAAGAAATGATAGCAACAAGAAAAGTTGAACAAGAATCAAAGGAGACAGTAAAATTATCCCATGAAGATGACCATATTCTTCAGGACCCTGGATCTTCTGATATTTCTAGTGATGCTGCTTGTACAAATCCAAATAAGACAGAAAACAGCCTTGTAGGTTTGCCTGGTTGTGTAGATGAAGTGACTGAATGTAATTTGGAATTGAAGGATACCATGGATATTGCTGATAAAACTGAGAACAcccttgaaagaaataaaattgaaccATTGGGTTATTGTGAAGATGCGGAGTCTAATAGGCAGTTGGAGAGCACTGAGTTTAATAAATCAAACTTAGAGGTGGTTGATACTAGTACTTTTGAACCGGAAagtaatattttggaaaatgctATTTGTGATGTGCCTGACCAAAATTCAAAACAGTTGAATGCTATAGAAAGTACTAAAATAGAGTCCCATGAAACAGCAAACCTTCAGGATGACAGAAACAGCCAGTCAAGTAGCGTTTCTTACTTAGAGTCAAAAAGTGTAAAATCCAAACATACAAAACCTGTAATTCATTCTAAGCAAAACATGACCACAGATACTCCGAAGAAAATTGTTGCAGCAAAGTATGAAGTAATACATAGCAAAACTAAAGTTAATGTCAAAAGTGTGAAACGAAATACTGATGAACCAGAATCTCAGCAAAATTTTCATAGGCCAGtcaaagtcagaaaaaaacaaattgataAGGAGCCAAAGATTCAGAGTTGCAATTCTGGGGTTAAATCTGTGAAAAACCAAGCTCATTCTGTACTGAAAAAAACATTACAGGATCAAACTTTAGTACAAATCTTCAAGCCCTTAACTCATTCTTTGAGTGATAAGTCACACGCTCATCCTGGTTGCTTGAAAGAACCTCATCATCCTGCACAAACTGGACATGTATCACATTCTAGCCAGAAACAGTGTCATAAGCCTCAGCAACAGGCCCCAGCAATGAAAAGCAATAGTCACATGAAGGAAGAGCTTGAACACCCAGGCGTTGAGCATTTTAAGGAAGAGGATAAACTGAAACTGAAAAAACCTGAGAAGAACCTACAGCCCCGCCAAAGAAGAAGCAGCAAAAGTTTTTCTTTAGATGAGCCACCATTGTTCATTCCAGATAACATAGCTACCATAAAAAGAGAAGGCTCTGATCATAGCTCCTCATTTGAAAGCAAATATATGTGGACTCCCAGCAAGCAGTGTGGGTTTTGCAAAAAACCACATGGCaacag GTTTATGGTTGGCTGTGGGAGATGTGATGACTGGTTTCATGGTGATTGTGTTGGGTTAAGTCTTTCTCAAGCACAGCAGATGGGCGAGGAAGACAAAGAATATGTCTGTGTAAAATGTTGTGCTGAAGAAGACAAAAAGACTGAAATACTAGATCCAGATACTTTGGAAAACCAAGCTACAGTTGAATTCCATAGTGGAGATAAAACAATGGAGTGTGAAAAGCTTGGATTATCAAAACACACAACAAATGATAGAACCAAATATATAGATGATACAGTGAAGCACAAGGTCAAAATTTTAAAACGG GAGTCTGGTGAAGGCAGAAATTCATCAGACTGTAgagataatgaaattaaaaaatggcaGCTAGCTCCTCTTCGTAAGATGGGACAACCAGTTTTACCTCGGAGATCctcagaagaaaaaagtgaaaaaataccGAAAGAGTCTACAACTGTTACTTGCACAGGAGAAAAAGCTTCAAAACCAG GTACTCATGAGAAGCAcgagatgaaaaagaagaaagttgaaaaAGGAGTGCTTAATGTACATCCTGCTGCTTCTGCTTCCAAGCCTTCTGCAGATCAGATCAGGCAAAGTGTCAGACATTCTCTCAAAGACATTCTTATGAAGAg ACTTACAGACTCAAATTTGAAGGTACCAGAGGAAAAGGCAGCAAAAGTTGCCACAAAAATTGAGAaagagcttttctctttttttcggGACACAGATGCTAAATATAAGAACAAATATAGAAGTTTGATGTTTAATTTGAAAGATCCTAAAAACAAT atattatttaaaaaagtacTGAAAGGAGAAGTAACTCCTGATCATCTTATCAGAATGAGTCCAGAAGAACTAGCTTCTAAAGAGTTAGCTGCTTGGAGACGAAGAGAAAACAGACAT ACCATAGAAATGATTGAGAAAGAGCAGAGAGAAGTGGAACGACGGCCAATCACCAAAATAACTCATAAAGGTGAAATAGAAATTGAGAGTGATGCCCCAATGAAAGAACAGGAAGCAGCCATGGAGATTCAG GAACCAGCCGCCAATAAGTCATTGGAGAAGCCAGAaggatctgaaaaacaaaaagaggaggTTGACTCTATGTCTAAAGATACCACTAGTCAACACAGACAGCATCTTTTTGATCTCAACTGCAAAATCTGCATAG GTCGAATGGCACCACCTGTAGATGATCTTTctccaaaaaaagtaaaagttgttGTAGGAGTAGCTCGCAAACATTCAGACAATGAAGCAGAAAGTATAGCAGATGCATTGTCTTCAACCTCAAATATTTTGGCTTCTGAATTCTTTGAGGAGGAGAAACAAGAGTCTCCAAAGTCAACATTCTCTCCTGCTCCACG TCCAGAGATGCCTGGAACTGTTGAAGTTGAGTCCACCTTTCTGGCTCGATTGAACTTCATCTGGAAAGGTTTTATCAACATGCCTTCTGTGGCAAAATTTGTTACCAAAGCCTATCCAGTATCTGGCTCCCCAGAATACCTGACAGAG gaCCTACCAGATAGTATTCAAGTAGGTGGCAGGATATCACCTCAGACAGTTTGGGAttatgtggaaaaaataaaagcatcagGAACCAAG GAAATTTGTGTGGTTCGCTTCACACCAGTAACTGAAGAAGATCAAATTTCTTATACTTTGCTCTTTGCATACTTCAGTAGCAGAAAGCGCTATGGAGTAGCTGCTAACAACATGAAGCAGGTTAAAGATATGTACCTTATTCCTTTGGGTGCCACAGATAAAATTCCACACCCTCTTGTGCCTTTTGATGGACCTG GGCTTGAACTGCATAGACCTAATCTATTGTTGGGCTTAATTATTCGTCAGAAACTGAAGCGGCAGCACAGTGCCTGTGCTAGTACTAGTCATACAGCTGAGACTCCTGAAAGTGCACCACCAATAGCATTGCCACCtgataaaaaaagtaaaatagaagttTCTACAGAAGAAGCAccagaggaagaaaatgacttttttaattcttttacaaCTGTATTACACAAGCAGAGAAATAAACCTCAGCAGAATCTTCAGGAAGACCTTCCAACAGCAGTTGAACCTTTAATGGAAGTCACCAAACAGGAGCCACCAAAACCTTTAAGATTTCTTCCTGGCGTGTTGATTGGCTGGGAGAATCAACCTACTACTCTGGAATTAGCAAATAAACCTCTTCCTGTGGATGATATACTTCAAAGCCTTTTGGGCACCACTGGTCAAGTATATGACCAGGCCCAATCAGTGATGGAACAAAACACTGTTaaagaaattccatttttaaatgagCAGACCAactcaaaaatagagaaaacagataATGTGGAAGTAACTGATGGTGAAAACAAGGAGATAAAAGTTAAAGTAGATAATCTTTCAGAATCTACAGATAAGTCagcagaaatagaagaaacatcAGTAGTAGGGTCCTCTTCCATTTCTGCAGGGCCTTTGACGAGTCTTAGTCTCAGAGGTAAGCCGCCAGATGTTTCTACAGAagcatttttaacaaatttatcAATTCAGTCAAAACAAGAGGAAACTGTGGAGAGTagagagaaaacattaaaaagacagCTTCAGGAAGATCAAGAGAATAATTTGCAAGATAACCAGACTTCAAATAGTTCTCCATGCAGATCTAATGTAGGAAAAGGAAACATAGATGGTAATGTGAGCTGTAGTGAAAACCTTGCTGCTAATACAGCGAGGTCTCCACAGTTTATCAACCTGAAAAGGGATCCTAGGCAAGCAGCAGGACGAAGTCAGCCTGTAACTACTTCAGAAAGCAAAGATGGAGATAGTTGCCGGAATGGAGAAAAACACATCCTCCCTGGCCTGTCACACAACAAGGAGCACTTAACAGAACAAATCAATGTAGAGGAAAAGTTGTGTTCTGTAGAGAAAAACTCGTGTGTTCAGCAGAGTGACAATTTAAAAGTTGCACAAAACTCACCATCAGTAGAAAACATACAGACTTCTCAAGCAGAACAAGCAAAACCCTTACAGGAGgatattttaatgcaaaatattGAAACTGTGCACCCATTTCGAAGAGGATCAGCAGTAGCGACATCTCATTTTGAAGTTGGAAACACATGTccatcagaatttccttctaaaAGCATCACCTTTACTTCCAGAAGCACCAGCCCCAGAACAAGTACAAACTTTTCACCCATGAGGCCACAGCAGCCCAACCTTCAGCATCTCAAGTCTAGCCCACCTGGATTTCCATTTCCAGGGCCTCctaattttcccccacaaagcaTGTTTGGATTTCCACCACATTTGCCACCTCCATTACTTCCCCCTCCAGGCTTTGGCTTTGCTCAAAATCCCATGGTTCCCTGGCCACCTGTTGTTCATCTCCCAGGTCAGCCACAGCGTATGATGGGTCCTCTCTCACAAGCATCAAGGTATATAGGCCCGCAGAATTTTTACCAGGTTAAAGACATTCGGAGGCCAGAAAGGCGCCATAGTGACCCTTGGGGTAGGCAAGACCAACAGCAACTGGATAGGCCATTTAATAGGGGTAAAGGGGACCGCCAGAGATTTTATAGTGATTCACACCATTTGAAAAGAGAGCGACATGAGAAGGAATGGGAGCAAGAATCTGAAAGGCATAGACGCAGAGACAGAAGCCAAGACaaggacagagacagaaaaagcAGGGAGGAAGGGCACAAAGATAAAGAGAGGGCACGGTTATCACATGGTGATCGAGGAACAGATGGAAAAGCAAGCAGAGATAGTAGGAATGTAGACAAGAAGCCAGATAAACCTAAAAGTGAAGACTATGAGAAGGACAAAGAACGAGAGAAAAGTAAAcatagagaaggagaaaaggacaGGGATAGGTACCACAAAGATAGGGACCACACTGACAGAACTAAAAGCAAAAGGTAA